One window from the genome of Pelecanus crispus isolate bPelCri1 chromosome 13, bPelCri1.pri, whole genome shotgun sequence encodes:
- the PHKA1 gene encoding phosphorylase b kinase regulatory subunit alpha, skeletal muscle isoform isoform X2 codes for MRSRSNSGVRLDGYARLVQQTILRHQDAVTGLLPASADHRDAWVRDNVYSILAVWGLGLAYRKNADRDEDKAKAYELEQSVVKLMRGLLQCMMRQVDKVEAFKYSRSTRDCLHAKYNTHTCATVVGDHEWGHLQMDATSLYLLMLAQMTASGLHIIHSLDEVNFIQNLVFYIEAAYKTADFGIWERGDKTNQGITELNASSVGMAKAALEALDELDLFGAKGGPQSVIRVLSDEVQHCQSILHSMLPRASTSKEVDASVLSVISYPAFAVEDSELVEITKQEIITKLQGRYGCCRFLRDGYRTPKEDPNRLYYEPAELKLFENIECEWPLFWAYLIIDGIFSGNMEQVQEYREALEGVLIKGKNGVRLMPELYSVPSDKVDEEYRNPHTVDRIPMGKLPLMWGQSLYILGCLMAEGFLAPGEIDPLNRRFATVPKPDVVVQVCILAETEGIKAVLRKEDINVETVADVYPIRVQPARILSHIYARLGRNKQMCLTGRPYRHMGVLGTSKLYKIRKNIFTFTPQFIDQQQSYLALDNKMIVEMLRTDLSYLCSRWRMTGRPTITFPISHTMLDETGSSVHPTVLATLRKLQDGYFGGARIQTGKLSEFLTTSCRTHLSFMDPGPEGKVFAKNYELSIDSFEELDADEWLHGLQIAEDADTYDEVAQYLDHLLQRTVPQSNLPPTAQRGGLSRFRAAVHTTRDLMSLASKAKDLHVQNVGMYVPSKIFQASQQSVKLLSSPHQHDVDSKSHTLHAEMNLPRDEDGNMDCKALVDQLRICPTLQEQADILYMLHILKGPEWHTGLDSEPGPTVKELLTELYVRVGDTRQWALIRYISGILKKKVEALDEACTDLLSHQKHLTVGLPPEPREKTISAPIPYEELVHLIDEASEKNLSVSILTQEIMVYLAMYIRTQPALFAEMFRIRIGLIIQVMATELAHSLHCSAGEATENLMNLSPSDMKSLLYHILSGKEFGVERSVRSVDSSLTTAISICEVGAVGATKPERAGIVKLKSEIKQSAGHSELLGKGSFSSMLEDQGSKDSRQGQWKRRRRLDGALNRVPVGFYQKVWKVLQKCHGLSVEGFVLPSSTTREMTPGEIKFAVHVESVLNRVPQPEYRQLLVEAILVLTMLVDMEVQTIGGIIAVEKILQMANDLFYEEQKALGADDYMLERDPTTGICSLLYDSAPSGRFGTMTYLSKSVAMYVYDFLPTDGCPMQ; via the exons ATGCGCAGCCGGAGCAACTCGGGCGTGCGGCTGGACGGCTACGCGCGCCTGGTGCAGCAGACCATCCTCCGGCACCAG GACGCGGTGACGGGCCTGCTCCCCGCCAGCGCCGACCACCGGGATGCCTGGGTCCGGGACAACGTCTACAGCATCCTGGCCGTCTGGGGGCTGGGCCTGGCCTACCGCAAGAATGCCGACCGCGACGAGGACAAGGCCAAGGCCTACGAGCTGGAGCAG AGCGTGGTGAAGCTGATGCGGGGGCTTCTCCAGTGCATGATGAGACAG GTGGACAAGGTGGAGGCGTTCAAGTACAGCCGGAGCACCAGGGACTGCCTGCATGCCAAGTACAACACCCACACCTGTGCCACCGTGGTGGGGGACCACGAGTGGGGTCACCTACAGATGGATGCCACCTCCCTCTACCTCCTCATGCTGGCGCAAATGACGGCCTCAG GCCTCCACATAATTCACAGCCTGGATGAAGTCAACTTTATCCAGAACCTCGTGTTCTACATCGAAGCAGCCTACAAAACCGCG GACTTTGGCATATGGGAGCGTGGGGACAAGACGAACCAGGGCATCACTGAGTTGAATGCTAGCTCTGTCGGCATGGCCAAG GCTGCCCTGGAGGCACTGGATGAGCTGGATCTCTTTGGAGCAAAGGGAGGCCCGCAGTCGGTGATACGGGTGCTGTCAGACGAGGTGCAGCACTGCCAG TCCATCCTCCACTCGATGCTGCCCAGGGCCTCCACATCCAAGGAGGTGGACGCCAGCGTGCTCTCTGTCATCTCCTACCCAGCATTTGCTGTGGAGGACAGCGAGCTGGTGGAAATCACCAAGCAAGAGATAATCACGAAGCTGCAG GGGCGCTACGGCTGCTGCCGCTTCCTCCGGGATGGATACAGGACCCCCAAAGAG GACCCCAACCGCCTCTACTATGAACCTGCTGAGCTGAAGCTGTTTGAGAACATTGAGTGCGAGTGGCCTCTCTTCTGGGCGTACCTGATCATTGATGGGATTTTCAGCGGAAACATGGAGCAG GTGCAGGAGTACCGAGAAGCCCTTGAGGGGGTTCTCATCAAAGGGAAGAATGGGGTGCGCCTGATGCCAGAGCTGTACAGCGTCCCATCAGATAAG GTGGATGAGGAGTACAGGAACCCTCACACTGTGGACAGGATACCCATGGGCAAGCTGCCGCTCATGTGGGGGCAGTCCCTCTACATCCTGGGCTGCCTGATGGCCGAG gggTTTCTAGCTCCCGGTGAAATAGATCCCCTCAACCGCCGGTTTGCGACTGTCCCCAAGCCCGATGTGGTGGTCCAAG TGTGCATCCTGGCAGAGACGGAGGGGATTAAGGCTGTCCTGAGGAAGGAGGACATCAACGTGGAGACTGTAGCAGATGTCTATCCCATCAGAGTGCAGCCTGCTCGCATCCTCAGCCACATCTACGCCCGGCTAG GCCGCAACAAGCAGATGTGCCTGACGGGACGGCCCTACCGGCACATGGGCGTCCTTGGGACCTCCAAACTCTACAAAATCAGGAAGAACATCTTTACCTTTACGCCGCAG TTCATAGACCAGCAGCAGTCCTACCTTGCTCTTGACAACAAGATGATTGTGGAGATGCTGAGGACGGACCTTTCGTACCTGTGCAGCCGCTGGAGGATGACTGGGCGGCCAACCATCACCTTCCCCATCTCCCACACCATGCTTG ATGAAACCGGCAGCAGCGTGCACCCCACAGTGCTGGCAACGCTGCGGAAGCTGCAGGACGGGTATTTCGGTGGTGCAAG GATCCAGACGGGTAAGTTGTCGGAGTTCCTGACAACATCATGCCGAACGCACCTCAGCTTTATGGACCCTGGGCCAGAGGGTAAGGTCTTTGCCAAGAATTACGAGCTCAGCATTGACAGCTTTGAGGAGCTAGACGCCGATGAGTGGCTGCATGGCTTGCAGATAGCAGAGGATG CAGACACGTATGATGAGGTTGCTCAGTACTTGGACCACCTGCTGCAGCGCACGGTTCCCCAGTCGAACCTCCCTCCCACTGCCCAGCGGGGAGGGCTGAGCCGCTTCCGGGCTGCTGTCCACACCACCCGTGACCTCATGTCCCTGGCATCCAAGGCCAAGGACCTTCATGTCCAGA ATGTTGGGATGTATGTCCCCAGCAAGATCTTCCAGGCATCCCAGCAGTCGGTCAAGCTTCTGAGTTCGCCTCACCAGCATGATGTGGATAGCAAG AGCCACACACTCCATGCAGAGATGAACCTGCCCCGTGATGAGGATGGCAACATGGACTGCAAGGCACTGGTGGACCAGCTGCGCATCTGCCCGACGCTGCAGGAGCAAGCGGACATCCTCTACATGCTCCACATCCTCAA GGGGCCCGAGTGGCACACGGGGCTTGATAGCGAGCCTGGCCCCACCGTCAAGGAGCTCCTCACTGAGCTGTACGTGCGGGTCGGGGACACACGCCAGTGGGCCCTGATCCGCTACATCTCTGGCATCCTCAAGAAGAAGGTGGAAGCTCTGGACGAG GCCTGCACTGACCTCCTGTCTCACCAGAAGCACTTGACGGTTGGGCTGCCCCCGGAGCCACGCGAGAAGACGATCTCCGC cccaatCCCCTACGAGGAGCTCGTTCACCTCATTGATGAAGCCAGTGAGAAGAACCTCAGTGTGTCCATCCTCACCCAG GAGATCATGGTGTACTTGGCCATGTATATACGCACACAGCCCGCGCTCTTTGCTGAGATGTTCCGCATCCGCATCGGGCTCATCATCCAGGTGATGGCAACAGAGCTGGCGCactccctgcactgctcag CTGGAGAAGCCACTGAGAACCTGATGAATCTCAGCCCGTCAGACATGAAGAGCCTCCTCTACCACATCCTCTCTGGCAAGGAGTTTGGGGTGGAAAGGAGCG tGCGATCGGTCGACTCATCACTCACCACCGCCATCTCCATCTGTGAGGTGGGGGCTGTCGGGGCCACCAAGCCTGAGCGTGCCGGCATCGTCAAGCTGAAAAGTGAGATCAAACAG TCCGCTGGGCACTCAGAGCTGCTGGGCAAGGGCTCCTTTTCAAGCATGCTGGAAGACCAGGGCAGTAAGGACAGCCGCCAGGGCCAGTGGAAGCGGAGACGGCGGCTGGATGGGGCCCTCAACCGTGTCCCTGTGGGCTTCTACCAGAAGGTGTGGAAGGTCCTGCAGAAG TGCCATGGCCTCTCCGTGGAGGGCTTTGTTCTTCCCTCTTCAACAACTAGAGAG ATGACCCCAGGGGAAATTAAGTTTGCTGTGCACGTGGAGTCAGTCCTCAACCGCGTGCCCCAGCCAGAGTACAGGCAGCTGCTTGTGGAGGCTATCTTAGTGCTCACCATGCTGGTGGACATGGAGGTGCAAACCATCGGTGGCATCATAGCTGTGGAAAAGATCTTGCAGATGGCCAATGACCTCTTCTATGAGGAGCAG AAAGCCCTGGGCGCTGATGACTATATGCTGGAGAGAGATCCCACAACGGGCATCTGCAGCCTGCTGTACGACAGTGCACCAAGCGGTCGGTTCGGCACCATGACCTATCTGTCCAAGTCGGTGGCCATGTACGTGTATGACTTCCTGCCCACCGATGGCTGCCCCATGCAGTAG
- the PHKA1 gene encoding phosphorylase b kinase regulatory subunit alpha, skeletal muscle isoform isoform X1 gives MRSRSNSGVRLDGYARLVQQTILRHQDAVTGLLPASADHRDAWVRDNVYSILAVWGLGLAYRKNADRDEDKAKAYELEQSVVKLMRGLLQCMMRQVDKVEAFKYSRSTRDCLHAKYNTHTCATVVGDHEWGHLQMDATSLYLLMLAQMTASGLHIIHSLDEVNFIQNLVFYIEAAYKTADFGIWERGDKTNQGITELNASSVGMAKAALEALDELDLFGAKGGPQSVIRVLSDEVQHCQSILHSMLPRASTSKEVDASVLSVISYPAFAVEDSELVEITKQEIITKLQGRYGCCRFLRDGYRTPKEDPNRLYYEPAELKLFENIECEWPLFWAYLIIDGIFSGNMEQVQEYREALEGVLIKGKNGVRLMPELYSVPSDKVDEEYRNPHTVDRIPMGKLPLMWGQSLYILGCLMAEGFLAPGEIDPLNRRFATVPKPDVVVQVCILAETEGIKAVLRKEDINVETVADVYPIRVQPARILSHIYARLGRNKQMCLTGRPYRHMGVLGTSKLYKIRKNIFTFTPQFIDQQQSYLALDNKMIVEMLRTDLSYLCSRWRMTGRPTITFPISHTMLDETGSSVHPTVLATLRKLQDGYFGGARIQTGKLSEFLTTSCRTHLSFMDPGPEGKVFAKNYELSIDSFEELDADEWLHGLQIAEDADTYDEVAQYLDHLLQRTVPQSNLPPTAQRGGLSRFRAAVHTTRDLMSLASKAKDLHVQNVGMYVPSKIFQASQQSVKLLSSPHQHDVDSKSHTLHAEMNLPRDEDGNMDCKALVDQLRICPTLQEQADILYMLHILKGPEWHTGLDSEPGPTVKELLTELYVRVGDTRQWALIRYISGILKKKVEALDEACTDLLSHQKHLTVGLPPEPREKTISAPIPYEELVHLIDEASEKNLSVSILTQEIMVYLAMYIRTQPALFAEMFRIRIGLIIQVMATELAHSLHCSAGEATENLMNLSPSDMKSLLYHILSGKEFGVERSVRSVDSSLTTAISICEVGAVGATKPERAGIVKLKSEIKQVRAVSVVFVLSAQSAGHSELLGKGSFSSMLEDQGSKDSRQGQWKRRRRLDGALNRVPVGFYQKVWKVLQKCHGLSVEGFVLPSSTTREMTPGEIKFAVHVESVLNRVPQPEYRQLLVEAILVLTMLVDMEVQTIGGIIAVEKILQMANDLFYEEQKALGADDYMLERDPTTGICSLLYDSAPSGRFGTMTYLSKSVAMYVYDFLPTDGCPMQ, from the exons ATGCGCAGCCGGAGCAACTCGGGCGTGCGGCTGGACGGCTACGCGCGCCTGGTGCAGCAGACCATCCTCCGGCACCAG GACGCGGTGACGGGCCTGCTCCCCGCCAGCGCCGACCACCGGGATGCCTGGGTCCGGGACAACGTCTACAGCATCCTGGCCGTCTGGGGGCTGGGCCTGGCCTACCGCAAGAATGCCGACCGCGACGAGGACAAGGCCAAGGCCTACGAGCTGGAGCAG AGCGTGGTGAAGCTGATGCGGGGGCTTCTCCAGTGCATGATGAGACAG GTGGACAAGGTGGAGGCGTTCAAGTACAGCCGGAGCACCAGGGACTGCCTGCATGCCAAGTACAACACCCACACCTGTGCCACCGTGGTGGGGGACCACGAGTGGGGTCACCTACAGATGGATGCCACCTCCCTCTACCTCCTCATGCTGGCGCAAATGACGGCCTCAG GCCTCCACATAATTCACAGCCTGGATGAAGTCAACTTTATCCAGAACCTCGTGTTCTACATCGAAGCAGCCTACAAAACCGCG GACTTTGGCATATGGGAGCGTGGGGACAAGACGAACCAGGGCATCACTGAGTTGAATGCTAGCTCTGTCGGCATGGCCAAG GCTGCCCTGGAGGCACTGGATGAGCTGGATCTCTTTGGAGCAAAGGGAGGCCCGCAGTCGGTGATACGGGTGCTGTCAGACGAGGTGCAGCACTGCCAG TCCATCCTCCACTCGATGCTGCCCAGGGCCTCCACATCCAAGGAGGTGGACGCCAGCGTGCTCTCTGTCATCTCCTACCCAGCATTTGCTGTGGAGGACAGCGAGCTGGTGGAAATCACCAAGCAAGAGATAATCACGAAGCTGCAG GGGCGCTACGGCTGCTGCCGCTTCCTCCGGGATGGATACAGGACCCCCAAAGAG GACCCCAACCGCCTCTACTATGAACCTGCTGAGCTGAAGCTGTTTGAGAACATTGAGTGCGAGTGGCCTCTCTTCTGGGCGTACCTGATCATTGATGGGATTTTCAGCGGAAACATGGAGCAG GTGCAGGAGTACCGAGAAGCCCTTGAGGGGGTTCTCATCAAAGGGAAGAATGGGGTGCGCCTGATGCCAGAGCTGTACAGCGTCCCATCAGATAAG GTGGATGAGGAGTACAGGAACCCTCACACTGTGGACAGGATACCCATGGGCAAGCTGCCGCTCATGTGGGGGCAGTCCCTCTACATCCTGGGCTGCCTGATGGCCGAG gggTTTCTAGCTCCCGGTGAAATAGATCCCCTCAACCGCCGGTTTGCGACTGTCCCCAAGCCCGATGTGGTGGTCCAAG TGTGCATCCTGGCAGAGACGGAGGGGATTAAGGCTGTCCTGAGGAAGGAGGACATCAACGTGGAGACTGTAGCAGATGTCTATCCCATCAGAGTGCAGCCTGCTCGCATCCTCAGCCACATCTACGCCCGGCTAG GCCGCAACAAGCAGATGTGCCTGACGGGACGGCCCTACCGGCACATGGGCGTCCTTGGGACCTCCAAACTCTACAAAATCAGGAAGAACATCTTTACCTTTACGCCGCAG TTCATAGACCAGCAGCAGTCCTACCTTGCTCTTGACAACAAGATGATTGTGGAGATGCTGAGGACGGACCTTTCGTACCTGTGCAGCCGCTGGAGGATGACTGGGCGGCCAACCATCACCTTCCCCATCTCCCACACCATGCTTG ATGAAACCGGCAGCAGCGTGCACCCCACAGTGCTGGCAACGCTGCGGAAGCTGCAGGACGGGTATTTCGGTGGTGCAAG GATCCAGACGGGTAAGTTGTCGGAGTTCCTGACAACATCATGCCGAACGCACCTCAGCTTTATGGACCCTGGGCCAGAGGGTAAGGTCTTTGCCAAGAATTACGAGCTCAGCATTGACAGCTTTGAGGAGCTAGACGCCGATGAGTGGCTGCATGGCTTGCAGATAGCAGAGGATG CAGACACGTATGATGAGGTTGCTCAGTACTTGGACCACCTGCTGCAGCGCACGGTTCCCCAGTCGAACCTCCCTCCCACTGCCCAGCGGGGAGGGCTGAGCCGCTTCCGGGCTGCTGTCCACACCACCCGTGACCTCATGTCCCTGGCATCCAAGGCCAAGGACCTTCATGTCCAGA ATGTTGGGATGTATGTCCCCAGCAAGATCTTCCAGGCATCCCAGCAGTCGGTCAAGCTTCTGAGTTCGCCTCACCAGCATGATGTGGATAGCAAG AGCCACACACTCCATGCAGAGATGAACCTGCCCCGTGATGAGGATGGCAACATGGACTGCAAGGCACTGGTGGACCAGCTGCGCATCTGCCCGACGCTGCAGGAGCAAGCGGACATCCTCTACATGCTCCACATCCTCAA GGGGCCCGAGTGGCACACGGGGCTTGATAGCGAGCCTGGCCCCACCGTCAAGGAGCTCCTCACTGAGCTGTACGTGCGGGTCGGGGACACACGCCAGTGGGCCCTGATCCGCTACATCTCTGGCATCCTCAAGAAGAAGGTGGAAGCTCTGGACGAG GCCTGCACTGACCTCCTGTCTCACCAGAAGCACTTGACGGTTGGGCTGCCCCCGGAGCCACGCGAGAAGACGATCTCCGC cccaatCCCCTACGAGGAGCTCGTTCACCTCATTGATGAAGCCAGTGAGAAGAACCTCAGTGTGTCCATCCTCACCCAG GAGATCATGGTGTACTTGGCCATGTATATACGCACACAGCCCGCGCTCTTTGCTGAGATGTTCCGCATCCGCATCGGGCTCATCATCCAGGTGATGGCAACAGAGCTGGCGCactccctgcactgctcag CTGGAGAAGCCACTGAGAACCTGATGAATCTCAGCCCGTCAGACATGAAGAGCCTCCTCTACCACATCCTCTCTGGCAAGGAGTTTGGGGTGGAAAGGAGCG tGCGATCGGTCGACTCATCACTCACCACCGCCATCTCCATCTGTGAGGTGGGGGCTGTCGGGGCCACCAAGCCTGAGCGTGCCGGCATCGTCAAGCTGAAAAGTGAGATCAAACAGGTGAGGGCAG TCTCTGTGGTCTTCGTTTTGTCTGCCCAGTCCGCTGGGCACTCAGAGCTGCTGGGCAAGGGCTCCTTTTCAAGCATGCTGGAAGACCAGGGCAGTAAGGACAGCCGCCAGGGCCAGTGGAAGCGGAGACGGCGGCTGGATGGGGCCCTCAACCGTGTCCCTGTGGGCTTCTACCAGAAGGTGTGGAAGGTCCTGCAGAAG TGCCATGGCCTCTCCGTGGAGGGCTTTGTTCTTCCCTCTTCAACAACTAGAGAG ATGACCCCAGGGGAAATTAAGTTTGCTGTGCACGTGGAGTCAGTCCTCAACCGCGTGCCCCAGCCAGAGTACAGGCAGCTGCTTGTGGAGGCTATCTTAGTGCTCACCATGCTGGTGGACATGGAGGTGCAAACCATCGGTGGCATCATAGCTGTGGAAAAGATCTTGCAGATGGCCAATGACCTCTTCTATGAGGAGCAG AAAGCCCTGGGCGCTGATGACTATATGCTGGAGAGAGATCCCACAACGGGCATCTGCAGCCTGCTGTACGACAGTGCACCAAGCGGTCGGTTCGGCACCATGACCTATCTGTCCAAGTCGGTGGCCATGTACGTGTATGACTTCCTGCCCACCGATGGCTGCCCCATGCAGTAG
- the PHKA1 gene encoding phosphorylase b kinase regulatory subunit alpha, skeletal muscle isoform isoform X3, with amino-acid sequence MRSRSNSGVRLDGYARLVQQTILRHQDAVTGLLPASADHRDAWVRDNVYSILAVWGLGLAYRKNADRDEDKAKAYELEQSVVKLMRGLLQCMMRQVDKVEAFKYSRSTRDCLHAKYNTHTCATVVGDHEWGHLQMDATSLYLLMLAQMTASGLHIIHSLDEVNFIQNLVFYIEAAYKTADFGIWERGDKTNQGITELNASSVGMAKAALEALDELDLFGAKGGPQSVIRVLSDEVQHCQSILHSMLPRASTSKEVDASVLSVISYPAFAVEDSELVEITKQEIITKLQGRYGCCRFLRDGYRTPKEDPNRLYYEPAELKLFENIECEWPLFWAYLIIDGIFSGNMEQVQEYREALEGVLIKGKNGVRLMPELYSVPSDKVDEEYRNPHTVDRIPMGKLPLMWGQSLYILGCLMAEGFLAPGEIDPLNRRFATVPKPDVVVQVCILAETEGIKAVLRKEDINVETVADVYPIRVQPARILSHIYARLGRNKQMCLTGRPYRHMGVLGTSKLYKIRKNIFTFTPQFIDQQQSYLALDNKMIVEMLRTDLSYLCSRWRMTGRPTITFPISHTMLDETGSSVHPTVLATLRKLQDGYFGGARIQTGKLSEFLTTSCRTHLSFMDPGPEGKVFAKNYELSIDSFEELDADEWLHGLQIAEDDVGMYVPSKIFQASQQSVKLLSSPHQHDVDSKSHTLHAEMNLPRDEDGNMDCKALVDQLRICPTLQEQADILYMLHILKGPEWHTGLDSEPGPTVKELLTELYVRVGDTRQWALIRYISGILKKKVEALDEACTDLLSHQKHLTVGLPPEPREKTISAPIPYEELVHLIDEASEKNLSVSILTQEIMVYLAMYIRTQPALFAEMFRIRIGLIIQVMATELAHSLHCSAGEATENLMNLSPSDMKSLLYHILSGKEFGVERSVRSVDSSLTTAISICEVGAVGATKPERAGIVKLKSEIKQSAGHSELLGKGSFSSMLEDQGSKDSRQGQWKRRRRLDGALNRVPVGFYQKVWKVLQKCHGLSVEGFVLPSSTTREMTPGEIKFAVHVESVLNRVPQPEYRQLLVEAILVLTMLVDMEVQTIGGIIAVEKILQMANDLFYEEQKALGADDYMLERDPTTGICSLLYDSAPSGRFGTMTYLSKSVAMYVYDFLPTDGCPMQ; translated from the exons ATGCGCAGCCGGAGCAACTCGGGCGTGCGGCTGGACGGCTACGCGCGCCTGGTGCAGCAGACCATCCTCCGGCACCAG GACGCGGTGACGGGCCTGCTCCCCGCCAGCGCCGACCACCGGGATGCCTGGGTCCGGGACAACGTCTACAGCATCCTGGCCGTCTGGGGGCTGGGCCTGGCCTACCGCAAGAATGCCGACCGCGACGAGGACAAGGCCAAGGCCTACGAGCTGGAGCAG AGCGTGGTGAAGCTGATGCGGGGGCTTCTCCAGTGCATGATGAGACAG GTGGACAAGGTGGAGGCGTTCAAGTACAGCCGGAGCACCAGGGACTGCCTGCATGCCAAGTACAACACCCACACCTGTGCCACCGTGGTGGGGGACCACGAGTGGGGTCACCTACAGATGGATGCCACCTCCCTCTACCTCCTCATGCTGGCGCAAATGACGGCCTCAG GCCTCCACATAATTCACAGCCTGGATGAAGTCAACTTTATCCAGAACCTCGTGTTCTACATCGAAGCAGCCTACAAAACCGCG GACTTTGGCATATGGGAGCGTGGGGACAAGACGAACCAGGGCATCACTGAGTTGAATGCTAGCTCTGTCGGCATGGCCAAG GCTGCCCTGGAGGCACTGGATGAGCTGGATCTCTTTGGAGCAAAGGGAGGCCCGCAGTCGGTGATACGGGTGCTGTCAGACGAGGTGCAGCACTGCCAG TCCATCCTCCACTCGATGCTGCCCAGGGCCTCCACATCCAAGGAGGTGGACGCCAGCGTGCTCTCTGTCATCTCCTACCCAGCATTTGCTGTGGAGGACAGCGAGCTGGTGGAAATCACCAAGCAAGAGATAATCACGAAGCTGCAG GGGCGCTACGGCTGCTGCCGCTTCCTCCGGGATGGATACAGGACCCCCAAAGAG GACCCCAACCGCCTCTACTATGAACCTGCTGAGCTGAAGCTGTTTGAGAACATTGAGTGCGAGTGGCCTCTCTTCTGGGCGTACCTGATCATTGATGGGATTTTCAGCGGAAACATGGAGCAG GTGCAGGAGTACCGAGAAGCCCTTGAGGGGGTTCTCATCAAAGGGAAGAATGGGGTGCGCCTGATGCCAGAGCTGTACAGCGTCCCATCAGATAAG GTGGATGAGGAGTACAGGAACCCTCACACTGTGGACAGGATACCCATGGGCAAGCTGCCGCTCATGTGGGGGCAGTCCCTCTACATCCTGGGCTGCCTGATGGCCGAG gggTTTCTAGCTCCCGGTGAAATAGATCCCCTCAACCGCCGGTTTGCGACTGTCCCCAAGCCCGATGTGGTGGTCCAAG TGTGCATCCTGGCAGAGACGGAGGGGATTAAGGCTGTCCTGAGGAAGGAGGACATCAACGTGGAGACTGTAGCAGATGTCTATCCCATCAGAGTGCAGCCTGCTCGCATCCTCAGCCACATCTACGCCCGGCTAG GCCGCAACAAGCAGATGTGCCTGACGGGACGGCCCTACCGGCACATGGGCGTCCTTGGGACCTCCAAACTCTACAAAATCAGGAAGAACATCTTTACCTTTACGCCGCAG TTCATAGACCAGCAGCAGTCCTACCTTGCTCTTGACAACAAGATGATTGTGGAGATGCTGAGGACGGACCTTTCGTACCTGTGCAGCCGCTGGAGGATGACTGGGCGGCCAACCATCACCTTCCCCATCTCCCACACCATGCTTG ATGAAACCGGCAGCAGCGTGCACCCCACAGTGCTGGCAACGCTGCGGAAGCTGCAGGACGGGTATTTCGGTGGTGCAAG GATCCAGACGGGTAAGTTGTCGGAGTTCCTGACAACATCATGCCGAACGCACCTCAGCTTTATGGACCCTGGGCCAGAGGGTAAGGTCTTTGCCAAGAATTACGAGCTCAGCATTGACAGCTTTGAGGAGCTAGACGCCGATGAGTGGCTGCATGGCTTGCAGATAGCAGAGGATG ATGTTGGGATGTATGTCCCCAGCAAGATCTTCCAGGCATCCCAGCAGTCGGTCAAGCTTCTGAGTTCGCCTCACCAGCATGATGTGGATAGCAAG AGCCACACACTCCATGCAGAGATGAACCTGCCCCGTGATGAGGATGGCAACATGGACTGCAAGGCACTGGTGGACCAGCTGCGCATCTGCCCGACGCTGCAGGAGCAAGCGGACATCCTCTACATGCTCCACATCCTCAA GGGGCCCGAGTGGCACACGGGGCTTGATAGCGAGCCTGGCCCCACCGTCAAGGAGCTCCTCACTGAGCTGTACGTGCGGGTCGGGGACACACGCCAGTGGGCCCTGATCCGCTACATCTCTGGCATCCTCAAGAAGAAGGTGGAAGCTCTGGACGAG GCCTGCACTGACCTCCTGTCTCACCAGAAGCACTTGACGGTTGGGCTGCCCCCGGAGCCACGCGAGAAGACGATCTCCGC cccaatCCCCTACGAGGAGCTCGTTCACCTCATTGATGAAGCCAGTGAGAAGAACCTCAGTGTGTCCATCCTCACCCAG GAGATCATGGTGTACTTGGCCATGTATATACGCACACAGCCCGCGCTCTTTGCTGAGATGTTCCGCATCCGCATCGGGCTCATCATCCAGGTGATGGCAACAGAGCTGGCGCactccctgcactgctcag CTGGAGAAGCCACTGAGAACCTGATGAATCTCAGCCCGTCAGACATGAAGAGCCTCCTCTACCACATCCTCTCTGGCAAGGAGTTTGGGGTGGAAAGGAGCG tGCGATCGGTCGACTCATCACTCACCACCGCCATCTCCATCTGTGAGGTGGGGGCTGTCGGGGCCACCAAGCCTGAGCGTGCCGGCATCGTCAAGCTGAAAAGTGAGATCAAACAG TCCGCTGGGCACTCAGAGCTGCTGGGCAAGGGCTCCTTTTCAAGCATGCTGGAAGACCAGGGCAGTAAGGACAGCCGCCAGGGCCAGTGGAAGCGGAGACGGCGGCTGGATGGGGCCCTCAACCGTGTCCCTGTGGGCTTCTACCAGAAGGTGTGGAAGGTCCTGCAGAAG TGCCATGGCCTCTCCGTGGAGGGCTTTGTTCTTCCCTCTTCAACAACTAGAGAG ATGACCCCAGGGGAAATTAAGTTTGCTGTGCACGTGGAGTCAGTCCTCAACCGCGTGCCCCAGCCAGAGTACAGGCAGCTGCTTGTGGAGGCTATCTTAGTGCTCACCATGCTGGTGGACATGGAGGTGCAAACCATCGGTGGCATCATAGCTGTGGAAAAGATCTTGCAGATGGCCAATGACCTCTTCTATGAGGAGCAG AAAGCCCTGGGCGCTGATGACTATATGCTGGAGAGAGATCCCACAACGGGCATCTGCAGCCTGCTGTACGACAGTGCACCAAGCGGTCGGTTCGGCACCATGACCTATCTGTCCAAGTCGGTGGCCATGTACGTGTATGACTTCCTGCCCACCGATGGCTGCCCCATGCAGTAG